Below is a window of Halogeometricum rufum DNA.
CGCTGTTCGCGTACGGGTTGGCCCGCCGCACCTTCGTCTGGGGCGGGCGACGCTACCGCTGGCCGAGCAAGTTCGACGTGCGCGTGGTCGAGTAGCGAGGAGAGAGAACGTCTCAGGGCATGTACCGGACGGCGACAACGCCGGGGGCGGCCCGAATCTCGACGCGGTTCACGCCGAGGCGGGCGGCCCGCGACAGCGTGTTCTCCTCGTCGTCGGCCACGTCGGCGACGGCCTGTTCCGTCTCCTCCTCGGGGACGGTGATGACGTGAATCTCGCCCGTCCCCGCGCGCTCTCGCCGCGTCAACTCGCCGACGGGTTGGTCGGCGGCGATGTCGCGGGAGTCGGCCGTCGGCGACTCGTCGGACAGTTCGACGGTGACGCCCCACCGCGACTCGATGTCGACCAGTCGGTACGTCACGTCCATCGGCGGGTCGGGGGCGACGACGCCCCGCACGGCGTCGTGACGTTCGACGCCGGGGTTCGACGACAGCGTGTGCACCTGCCCGCTCTCGACGTTCTTCAGCACCGCCGAGTCCTCGTCGGCGGCGGTCACGAGAAACGTCCCTTCGACGCGTTCGTCCTCGGTCATCGCCGGCGAGTACGCCGCGGGCCCTCTTGCCGGTTTCGTCCCCGTCCCGAGCAGTTAATGGGAGCGACGTGGACGCCTCCGACATGCCCGCGCTGTGGCGACTGACCCGAACGGACGGCGCCCGACGACTGTACGAGGCGCTGAAGCGCGTCGGCGTCACGGGGACGCGGATGTACCAGTACGTCGCGGACCCGCGCGACGACGCCGGGGCCGACGCCGACGTCGACGGCGTCACCTTCGAGACGCGGACGCGCGAGGAGGTGGACGGCGAGTACGAGGCGTTCGCGGAACTCCTGCCGGACGAACGGGTGCTGTGCGCCGTCTCCGAGGGCCGAATCGTCGGCTACCTGTTCGTGAGTCTGGACGCCCGCCACCACCTCCACCCCCTGGAGGAGACGGTCCGATTCGACGGCGGCTACGTCCGCCGGGTGTTCGTCCACCCGGACCACCGCAACCGCGGCATCGCCACCGCGTTGGTGTCGCGGGCGCGGGAGTGGGCGCGGGAACGCGACGCCGACGCCGTCCACGCCCTCGTCGCCCTCGACAACCGGCCCTCTCGGTGGACGTTCGAGGCCAACGGCTTCGAACCCCGCCACGAACACGTCTACTACCGGCTGTTCGGTCTCACCCACCGGTCGATAGAGCGGTTGGAACCCGAATAGAGCGATGGGGAGCGCTCGGTGTGTATATAGATTTGTTTTTATTATATACTTTGGAGCGTAATTTTATACTTCTTCGGCCGAGTGGTGCGGGTAGAGCCACGATGTCAAACGAAGGCCGGTCAGCGCGCGGCGGGTGGACCGAACGACTCGACAGGCGGGCGCGGCGGGTGGTGGCGTCGTCGACCGGCGACAACATGGTTCGGCGACTCACCGTCGCCGACTGGCTGAGTCTCGCCGCCCTGTTCTGGGCGTGGGTCGGCGCGGTGCTGTTCGTCCAGGGCGAGGTGAACTGGGGCATCGTCGCCGTCCTCGTCGGGTTCGTCTTCGACAAACTCGACGGCTACTACGCCCGCGAACACGGGACGCCGTCGGCGTTCGGCCGGCAGATAGACTCCTTCATCGACATCTTCACCTACCTCGTCTCCGCCGCCCTCCTCTACCACGTCGTCATGCGCCCGCACTGGGTCGCGAGCGCCGTCGTCGGCTTCGTCGTCCTCATGTTCGGCGGTCTGCGCCTGATTCGCCACAACGACGAGGGCTTCGTCGGCGACGGCGACACGAGATACTACCACGGGACGACGGTGGTCCACACCCACCTCGTCGTCCTCGCGAACTACTTCGTACTGCAGTTCGTTCCGCCGTGGAACGGCTGGCTCGCCGGCCTCTCCATCGTCGCCGTCTGCCCGCTGATGACCTCCGAGTACAGGGCGCCGAAGACCGACGACGCCCACCTCCTCGTCGCTCTCGGCGGCGCCGTCACCGTCGCGCTCTGTCTCGCCATCGAGTTCGGCGTCGTATGAGACTGTTCGCGTCCGCGGCGGCGCGGCGGAGCGCCCTCCGTGGACTCGGACTCCTCGCGCTCTGTCTCCTCCTCGGCGGCGTCGCCGTCCGCGCGTACGCGCCGTTCGTCCTCGACCCCGCGTGGGTTCGCGCGACGGTGGGCGGACTCGGCCCGTACGCCGCCCCCGCGTTCGTCCTCGTGCAGGCGGCGCAGGTGATAGTCGCGCCGATTCCGGGGCAGACGCTCGGCGTCGTCGGCGGCTACCTGTTCGGCGTCGTCGCCGGGACGGCGTACAGCATGCTCGGCGTCCTCCTCGGGAGCGCCGCCGTCTTCCTCCTCGCGCGGCGGTACGGACGGCCGTTCGTCGAACGCGTCGTGGCCGCCGACGCCCTCGACCGGTTCGACTCCTTCGCGGCCGACCACGGCGTCGTCGGCCTGTTCGTCGTCTTCCTGCTCCCGACGTTCCCGGACGACGCCATCTGCGCGCTGGCGGGACTGACGACGCTCCGCTTCCGGACGTTCGTCGCCCTCGTCGCCGTCGGCCGCCTCCCCACCTTCGTCCTCGTCGCCCTCGTCGGCGACGGGGTCGCCGCGGGACGGACGACGACGGCTCTCGGCGCTCTCGCCGCCGTCGCCCTCCTCTCCGCGGCCGTCTACGTCGCTCGCGACCGGTTCGGCTCGGCGGGGTCGGTGGCGGACGACGCCGGCTGACCGCGCTCAGCCGAACAATCTGTGCGCGGCGGCGACGAGGAGCGCACCCGCCAGCGGAACCGTCCACGACAGCGCCTGCGGAATCGCGTACAGCAGCGATATCAGGGGCGCGAACGGACCGGACGCCGCCGGCCGCGTCACCGTCTCGCCGTCGAGGACGAACGTCTCGGGCATCGACGCGACCACCCCGAGATACAGCGACAGGAGGAACAGGTAGCCCGCGACGGCGAGGGCGGGTTCGTAGCGCGGCGACGACTCGATGCCGCGGCGGTGCCGCCGGGCCACCGCGAGCGTCGGCGCCACCGCCGGGAGGACGACGAGCAGACCGACGACGATGTAGAACGCCCGCGAGAGCGTCAGCGACCCGCCCTGCACCGACGCCGTCTGTCCGATGAGGACGACGAGGGCGATGACGACGAAAATGGAGATGAGCGCGACGGCGAGCCCGCTACACACGACGTACGACTTGAACAGGAGCGACCGACTGCGGCGGAAGGCGTACGGGAACGCCCCGAAGACGCCGTTGTAACCCGATGCCATCGTCGGAGGTTGGGGCGGGTGACTCTTGAGCGAACCGGTCTCTGCTCGAAGGGCCGTCCGTCGGCGTGAGGGCGGGAACGGCGGCGGCCGCCCCACCGAGTACCCACCTTTTTCACCGCCGCCGTCGCCCGTTCAGGCATGCGAGTTGACCTCGGCAACGCACTCTCGACGACGCCCGGCGTCTCGGAGGCGTCGCTCGAACGGCTGGACGAACAGGTCGCCGCGGCGCACGAGACCATCGAAGCGGGCCGCGCCGACGCCGAACACGGGTACGCGGCGCTGAACCTCCCGGACACCGCCGACCCCGACGCGATTCGGGCCGCCGTCGAACCGTTCGACTCGCCCGACGCCGTCGTCACCGTCGGCATCGGCGGGAGCGCACTCGGGGCGGCGACGCTCTCGGCCGGGCTCTCGGAACCGGACGACCCCGAGGCCTACTACCTCGACAACGTGGACCCCGAGCACGTGACGCGCCTCCTCGACACCCTCTCGCTGTCGGACACCGTCGTCAACGTCGTCTCGCGCTCCGGCACGACGGCCGAGACGCTGGCGAACTTCCTCGTCGTCCGCGACGCGATGACCGACGCCGGCGTCGACTGGACCGAGCGCACGTTCGTCACGACGGGCGAGTCGGGCAACCTCCGCGGACTGGCCGAGAAGCACGACCTGCCGTCGCTCTCGGTTCCCGACGGCGTCCCCGGCCGGTTCTCCGCCCTCTCGACGGTGGGGCTCGCCGTCGCGGCGATTCAGGGCCACGACCTAGACGCGTTGCTCGCCGGCGCGCGCGACGAGGCGAGTCGCCTCTCGGGGTCGCTGTTCGAGTCGCCCGCGTACGCCTACGGGGCGGCGTCGTACGCCCTCGCCAACCGCGGCGCGCTGACGAACGCGATGATGCCGTACAGCGAGGACCTCGAGTACTTCGCCGAGTGGTTCGCGCAGTTGTGGGCCGAGAGCCTCGGGAAGGACGGACTGGGCCAGACGCCCGCCCGCGCCCTCGGCGCGACGGACCAGCACTCGCAGCTCCAACTCTACCGCGCGGGACCGCGCGACAAACTCGTGACGCTCGTCCGCCCCACGGAGCGAGCCGACAGGGACATCCCCGAGACCGACCTGGAGGGTCTCAGCTATCTCGGCGGGTCGTCTCTCGGGGAACTCCTCGACGCCGAGTTCGAGGCGACGGAGGCGAGTCTGGCCGCCGTGGGCGTGCCGAACGTACGCGTCGAGATAGACGCGGTGGACGAACGCGGACTGGGCGAACTGCTGTACGGGATGGAGGCCGCGTGCGTCCTGTACGGCGAACTCGCCGGCGTCTCCACGTTCACGCAACCGGCCGTCGAGTGGGGCAAGCGCGCCGCGCGCGGACTGCTCGGCGGCGGCGACTTCGAGGAGGCCGACGCGGTGTCGGAGAAGACGCGTCTCGTCGTGGAGTAGTCGCCGCGCTCCGCGTCGAGGCTCCGCAGTCGGAGTCGAATCCGGTAGCGGGACCGGCATTCCTATCCGCCGTCGCGCCGTACCGCCGGCATCGACATGGCCTCCGACGTGTCCTCGTCTCCGTCCGACGGCCTGCCGGCCCCCGTCCGGGCGTTCGGCGGCGCCGCCGTCGTCGTCGTCCTCGCGCTCGTCTGCGCTTCCATCTTCCTCTCGCTCGGTGACGCGCTCTTCCGGAGCGTCGGCATCGAACGCGGGACTGCACTCTACACCGCCCTGCGGAGCGCCTCGCAGTTCGTCGGGTTCGGCGTCGCCGGCGCGGGGTACCTGACGGCCACCGACCAGTGGGACCTGATACACCGCGGCCGCCCGACGCGGCGTGACCTCGGGTGGACCGCCGCCGGGTTCGGCGTCCTCCTCGCCTTCTACCTCGTCATCAGCGTCGGCATCACCGCGCTGGGTATCGACAGCGGACAGAGCGTCCTCGAACAGCAGATTCTGGACCAGCCCGTGCTGGGGCTCTACTACATTCCCGTGACGCTGCTCCTCGTCGCGCCGACGGAAGAACTCGTGTTCCGCGGCGCCGTGCAGGGGCTCCTGCGCCGGGAGTACGGCGTCCCGTTCGCCGTCGCGGGGTCGAGCGCGACGTTCGCGTCCATCCACTTCGCCTCGTTCACCGGCGAGGGCGCTCTGGTCTCGCTGACCGTCGTCCTCGTCCTCGGCGCCGTCCTCGGAGTCGTCTACGAACGGAGCGAGAACCTCCTCGTGCCCGTCGTCGCCCACGGCCTCTACAACGTCGTCCAGTTCGCGATGACGTACGCCGCGGCCGTGGGCGCACTCGGGTGACCGGTCGCGACGCCGCGACGACCCGGCGGAGTCGCTCCGCTGTCCGTTCGGCGAGAGAGAGTCGATTCGAGAACGCGGCGGACGGCGCGTCGCCCCGGAGACGACGGACCGCCGTCGCGGAGCCGGGCCCGTCGGTCGGTAGAACGCCGGTTCGTGACCGTTACGCCGGGTTCTTCCGCGCGAGTTCCATCCCGCAGATGGGGCACCGCTCCTTGTGTTCGTCGAACTCGCGCCCGCAGCCCTGACACTGGAACCGCCAGTTACGCTGTTCCTCGATGCCGTCCTGTGCGATGACCTTCACCTGTACGCTGACGCGTTCGGCGACGTTCTGCATCGCGTAGTCGTCGGTGACGAGGGTGGCGTCGAGTTCGAAGGCGGCCGCCAGGAGGCGGATGTCGGTGTCCGAGAGCGTCTCCCGGTCGCCCGTCTCCTCGGCGGCGCGGCGAATCTTCTCGACGGTGCCCGACGCGGGGATGTGGATGTGCATCCCCGCCCCTTCCATCGCGTCGAAGCGGAAGGATGCCTCGTCCTCCAGTTCCTCGCTGACGAGGGGAATCGAGGCCGTCTGGTCGTCGGTGTGATACTCGTGGATGAACGCGGAAGAGTCGAGAACCTGCATCGGCAGTTTGTCCCTGTCTATCTCTGAACGACGATATAGTCTTTTACGGCTTGGACGCGTGAGACGGGGACCTGAAACCGGCCCTGCTCGTCCTGCTCGAAGGCGAACTGGCCCGGGCGGACCTCCTCGTGCGGCGAGACGAGCAAGTCGTGGAGCGTTCCCGTCTTGAGATTCATCGTGATGTTGTACAGCATTCCGAGTTCCGTCCCGTCGGAGCCCATGACGGCCTTTCCGGAGAGGTTCTCGGCGAGTACGTCGGCCATGACGAGAGGTATTCGGCCACGGTAACATAAGTGCCACGGGGACCGTCCGACGACCGTCCGACGGCGCTGGCGCGGGGGAGGCCGGCCGCGACGACGAGACGAACGCACCGACGAGATGGGCCGCGGACGGCCGAACCGGGAGAACCGAACGCGTCGGCGGCCGAGACCGTCCGTCGGACTGGTCGAAATCGGCGGCGTCCTCGCGTCTCGCGCGTACGCGCCACGGCGTGACGATGGACTTAACTTCGGCGCCGCCCGCGTATCGGTACAGAACACTTCTCGGAGTGATTTTTCATGTCTGACACCGACGCCGACGCTCCTCCCACGACCGAATCGAACGCACTCCGAACCCCCATCGTCGCAGTTCTCGGGCACGTCGACCACGGCAAGACGACGCTGCTCGACAAGATACGCGGCTCTGCGGTCTCGGAAGGCGAAGCGGGCGCCATCACGCAGCACATCGGCGCCACGGCGGTCCCGCTAGAGACCGTCTCGCAGATGGCCGGCAGTCTCGTCAAGCCGGAGGACTTCGACCTGCCGGGCCTCCTGTTCATCGACACGCCCGGCCACCACTCGTTCTCCACGCTTCGCTCCCGCGGCGGCGCACTCGCCGACATCGCCATCGTCGTCGTGGACGTGAACGACGGCTTCCAGCCGCAGACCATCGAAGCGCTCGACATCCTCAAGCGGACGGGGACGCCGTTCGTCGTCGCCGCCAACAAGATAGACACGACGCCCGGGTGGAACCCCAACGAGGGGTCGCCCATCCAGGGGACGTACGAGGACCAGTCGGACAACGCCCGTCAGCGTCTCGACCAGAACCTCTACGAGATAATCGGCAACCTCTC
It encodes the following:
- a CDS encoding DUF5812 family protein, which gives rise to MTEDERVEGTFLVTAADEDSAVLKNVESGQVHTLSSNPGVERHDAVRGVVAPDPPMDVTYRLVDIESRWGVTVELSDESPTADSRDIAADQPVGELTRRERAGTGEIHVITVPEEETEQAVADVADDEENTLSRAARLGVNRVEIRAAPGVVAVRYMP
- a CDS encoding GNAT family N-acetyltransferase encodes the protein MPALWRLTRTDGARRLYEALKRVGVTGTRMYQYVADPRDDAGADADVDGVTFETRTREEVDGEYEAFAELLPDERVLCAVSEGRIVGYLFVSLDARHHLHPLEETVRFDGGYVRRVFVHPDHRNRGIATALVSRAREWARERDADAVHALVALDNRPSRWTFEANGFEPRHEHVYYRLFGLTHRSIERLEPE
- a CDS encoding CDP-alcohol phosphatidyltransferase family protein, producing MSNEGRSARGGWTERLDRRARRVVASSTGDNMVRRLTVADWLSLAALFWAWVGAVLFVQGEVNWGIVAVLVGFVFDKLDGYYAREHGTPSAFGRQIDSFIDIFTYLVSAALLYHVVMRPHWVASAVVGFVVLMFGGLRLIRHNDEGFVGDGDTRYYHGTTVVHTHLVVLANYFVLQFVPPWNGWLAGLSIVAVCPLMTSEYRAPKTDDAHLLVALGGAVTVALCLAIEFGVV
- a CDS encoding TVP38/TMEM64 family protein — encoded protein: MRLFASAAARRSALRGLGLLALCLLLGGVAVRAYAPFVLDPAWVRATVGGLGPYAAPAFVLVQAAQVIVAPIPGQTLGVVGGYLFGVVAGTAYSMLGVLLGSAAVFLLARRYGRPFVERVVAADALDRFDSFAADHGVVGLFVVFLLPTFPDDAICALAGLTTLRFRTFVALVAVGRLPTFVLVALVGDGVAAGRTTTALGALAAVALLSAAVYVARDRFGSAGSVADDAG
- a CDS encoding glucose-6-phosphate isomerase, coding for MRVDLGNALSTTPGVSEASLERLDEQVAAAHETIEAGRADAEHGYAALNLPDTADPDAIRAAVEPFDSPDAVVTVGIGGSALGAATLSAGLSEPDDPEAYYLDNVDPEHVTRLLDTLSLSDTVVNVVSRSGTTAETLANFLVVRDAMTDAGVDWTERTFVTTGESGNLRGLAEKHDLPSLSVPDGVPGRFSALSTVGLAVAAIQGHDLDALLAGARDEASRLSGSLFESPAYAYGAASYALANRGALTNAMMPYSEDLEYFAEWFAQLWAESLGKDGLGQTPARALGATDQHSQLQLYRAGPRDKLVTLVRPTERADRDIPETDLEGLSYLGGSSLGELLDAEFEATEASLAAVGVPNVRVEIDAVDERGLGELLYGMEAACVLYGELAGVSTFTQPAVEWGKRAARGLLGGGDFEEADAVSEKTRLVVE
- a CDS encoding CPBP family intramembrane glutamic endopeptidase, which codes for MASDVSSSPSDGLPAPVRAFGGAAVVVVLALVCASIFLSLGDALFRSVGIERGTALYTALRSASQFVGFGVAGAGYLTATDQWDLIHRGRPTRRDLGWTAAGFGVLLAFYLVISVGITALGIDSGQSVLEQQILDQPVLGLYYIPVTLLLVAPTEELVFRGAVQGLLRREYGVPFAVAGSSATFASIHFASFTGEGALVSLTVVLVLGAVLGVVYERSENLLVPVVAHGLYNVVQFAMTYAAAVGALG
- a CDS encoding NOB1 family endonuclease, whose product is MQVLDSSAFIHEYHTDDQTASIPLVSEELEDEASFRFDAMEGAGMHIHIPASGTVEKIRRAAEETGDRETLSDTDIRLLAAAFELDATLVTDDYAMQNVAERVSVQVKVIAQDGIEEQRNWRFQCQGCGREFDEHKERCPICGMELARKNPA
- a CDS encoding PRC-barrel domain-containing protein, whose amino-acid sequence is MADVLAENLSGKAVMGSDGTELGMLYNITMNLKTGTLHDLLVSPHEEVRPGQFAFEQDEQGRFQVPVSRVQAVKDYIVVQR